The following coding sequences are from one Oncorhynchus nerka isolate Pitt River linkage group LG6, Oner_Uvic_2.0, whole genome shotgun sequence window:
- the LOC135572051 gene encoding probable basic-leucine zipper transcription factor S, with translation MVKKTHSAREHSCLIYFIINILLIIINIILSNNNNITTKILLIIINIILSNNNNITTKILLIIINIILSNNNITTKILLIIINIILSSNNNITTKILLVIINIILSNNNNITTKILLAIINIILNSSNNITTKILLAIINIILNSSNNITTKILLIIINIILSNNNNITTKILLIIINIILSNNNNITTKILLIIINIILSNNNNITTNILLVIINIILSNNNNITTKILLIIINIILSNNNNITTKILLVIINIILSNNNNITTKILLIIINIILSNNNNITTKILLIIINIILSNNNNITTKILLVIINIILSSNIIIAQLF, from the exons ATGGTGAAAAAAACACACTCCGCAAGAGAGCACAGCTGC CTTATATATTTCATCATCAatatcctcctcatcatcattaaTATCATCCTCAGCAATAACAACAACATCACCACCAagatcctcctcatcatcattaaTATCATCCTCAGCAATAACAACAACATCACCACCAagatcctcctcatcatcattaaTATCATCCTCAGCAATAACAACATCACCACCAagatcctcctcatcatcattaaTATCATCCTCAGCAGTAACAACAACATCACCACCAAGATCCTCCTCGTCATCATTAATATCATCCTCAGCAATAACAACAACATCACCACCAAGATCCTCCTCGCCATCATTAATATCATCCTCAACAGTAGCAACAACATCACCACCAAGATCCTCCTCGCCATCATTAATATCATCCTCAACAGTAGCAACAACATCACCACCAagatcctcctcatcatcattaaTATCATCCTCAGCAATAACAACAACATCACCACCAagatcctcctcatcatcattaaTATCATCCTCAGCAATAACAACAACATCACCACCAagatcctcctcatcatcattaaTATCATCCTCAGCAATAACAACAACATCACCACCAATATCCTCCTCGTCATCATTAATATCATCCTCAGCAATAACAACAACATCACCACCAagatcctcctcatcatcattaaTATCATCCTCAGCAATAACAACAACATCACCACCAAGATCCTCCTCGTCATCATTAATATCATCCTCAGCAATAACAACAACATCACCACCAagatcctcctcatcatcattaaTATCATCCTCAGCAATAACAACAACATCACCACCAagatcctcctcatcatcattaaTATCATCCTCAGCAATAACAACAACATCACCACCAAGATCCTCCTCGTCATCATTAATATCATCCTCAGCAGTAACATCATCATCGCTCAACTTTTTTAA